The DNA region AGGCGCAGAACAGCGCCGGCCATAGCTTCACGCCACGGCCCTACGCCGAGCAGTACGCGGCGGAAAAAGCGGCGGAGGGCGAGACGATTGAGAACCTGGATCACCTGAAAGCGGTGGCCGGTGAGTATGAAAAGTTACTGTTGGCGCGCGGCTATATTGAGCCTCGGCCTGAGGAGCAGGGTGGCAACGGTTCGAACTACATTTTGACGCCTCGGGGCTCGAGTTTATTGAGCCTGATCGACAGCAGTATTCCGGGGAATGACCATCCGCGGCAGGTGTTGGATGAGCAGGACGATGCGCTGGATGAGGTGAGGTTTGATGAGATCGCGTCGAGGGCACAGATTGCCTGAAGACGCGCAAATCCAATGTGGGAGCAGGCTTGCTCGCGAAAGCGGTGTGACAGTTAACTTATCGTTGCCTGACACACTGCATTCGCGAGCAAGCCCGCTCCCACATTGGATTTGCGTAGCACTTAGCTCTGTTTTGCTGCCTTCAGACACTTCAAATCACTGAAATCCTTCCTCACCCCGTCGATTTTCTTCAGCAACCGCTGGCGCTGTTCCGGCGTGCTTTCGGCCATCAAATCTACAAAAAGGCCCCGTGCCTGGGCTTCGGTGCTGGCGTAGGCCTGGCGATAAGCGGGCGTCCACAAGCTCTCTCGATTGACCAGAAGCGTCTCGATGCGCTGTGGGAATTCTGGACTCTGGCGCTGCGCAACCGCCGCGCTGAACTGCTTCTGCCAGTGGGCGCGGTTAGCGATCCATTGCGTATTCTGGTCACCCAAGGCGTTGGACCACGCAACCACGCGTAGCTGCTGGGTTGCGCTGAGCGGGCCGAGCCAATCGTT from Pseudomonas sp. ACM7 includes:
- a CDS encoding transcriptional regulator, with translation MTTYNWDLIERLLHEAQNSAGHSFTPRPYAEQYAAEKAAEGETIENLDHLKAVAGEYEKLLLARGYIEPRPEEQGGNGSNYILTPRGSSLLSLIDSSIPGNDHPRQVLDEQDDALDEVRFDEIASRAQIA